In Pectinophora gossypiella chromosome 8, ilPecGoss1.1, whole genome shotgun sequence, the DNA window AGTACCTCTACATTAACAGTAAATACCGCGCTACGCTATCACATCACATCAGActaaaattttccaatttttgACCAACATATGTTTTGGTATAACATCATGGCATGACTACTAGAGATGTGCAGACGATGGTTTTGGCCGACTAGGCGACTAAATGATCAGCTACTGCTTTGAAGGAAAATACTGTGTCTGAAGTTGAAAATGTACATGAAACTTAAAAAACGTATACAGCTATTTATTTCTATCATTAACAATAATGGTTATCAAAGATTATTGACTGATGTTCGTAACATACGACAATTACTATTTAATGCAAATAGATATATTTCAAAATTTTCGTGATGTTTAAGCAGATTCACTCGAGTACTAAACTGTATATTCATAAagtctgaaaaaaaaatcggCTGTAGTAGTCATGTCAAGATAAAAAGCAATAACAATCGATTAAACCATCACATTTTGCAAGTGACAAGGTGTCAGTTTGTTTTTTATCCCCCATCTCtttttttctctctttcctttccataatatattaataaagtgGAGATATAACTTCTAACAAAATTCTAAGCATAGATAATCCTATATACTAGGTATTTTAAACAATGTGGCaatgagaaataaaaataaaaaactaaatctaactattttttgtaatatgaagtgagaatctgaaaataaataataatatttgacatgattaaaagaaatgaaaatatgACTTCATTATGCCTTTGAAGCTGTGAAAATGAGAGCTTCCTATTGGACTAGATGTTAAGACTTTATTACAATGTAATGCTAAATACGCTCAGGGCAAACCGTTTTAGTAACATTTTTCGTTTTAACTGGCAACATTGGTCGCGATTGTTAGTAGTGTGGGTATGAGAGTGATAAGCAGAGAAGATTCTATAAACTCTAAAGTACTACcaaaaattataattgtaatcaAAAGTAATGTTAACAATGTTGCcagttaaaaaatacattacaattatagtaaaagacaaataataataataaaataatgattatacaATATAGTATTACAATAATGATAGTATTACAATTGTAGTAAtatcttgtaaatttgtgtgcaataaagtgctttattattatcatttattattaaactgaGTACTATTTTATCTGATTTTTTGCGACATTACagttatgaaaaaatataaacaaaaaacaaaccaGTAACCGTTTCAGCCACATGACAACAAAAAACACACTGAACATACTTTACATTACATTGTTacaaacaggggggttaaaaaaacaaaaacaatattggtaattgacatttgttaacattgcaCACTTTCTTTcatatgcgcaagtgtcaaattgcaatattgttgcGGCCTTTTTATCCCCCCAGCTACGTATGGAGATTCTATTTCGCGGCGGAGGCGGGAGCGGGCGCAGGCAACGATTCATCAAGTAAGCTCTCGAGCTGTTTGACGTCTGTCACGGGCAACGAACAAGCGTAGCGGCGGCATACGTACGCCGTTGGTACGTCGCCTGCCCTTATACGGCTTAAGACTGCAAAAATAGTAAACaacaatcattattttttaataaacaaaattacaatatACAAGATCAAATCTCACACTGATCTACTGCTGACGGCTGTTCTAATGTAAACAGATGGAAAAATctatatacaataaaaaatgttagtttcactatgatccaaacatgaagccATTAATGTGACATTCAGAGGCCTTATTTGGCTGGAGTACAAAGGAGGTCAGCTGATATCATAATTGTTTCGAgatttaaacaaaagaaaaatctcCTTTTCATGACAGTTGCATGCTTTTCTTGTTGTTTCTACAAATCAGCTTCTTGCTAACTAAAACACAACGAAAAAAATGTTGAcaaaatcatcactaatttaagagccacgctcttgacggtgtagcattctccattcttatctgtcaaagaccaattccttcacctccttataagacacgacgttcgcctcgTTCGTCATTCGACAAAATACTTGTTTAAAAATAGACTTGATAAATATACAAAGAATGGAAGAACCAAATAAGTAGAGATAAGTAGCATTCATCAGTTGTTTAAAACTGCCTGccggctaaataataataactaatctTAAATCTAACTTGAGTAAATGAGTTCTAGGGCGTGCTTCATAAGGATCGCAGCAAAGACTCACGTATCTCAGACATACCGGCGGAAGATTCAGCACTGGGGTCGGCCACGGCGAGCACCCGCCCGGGGAGGAGCCGGGAGCGCACCACGCGGATCAGCTCCATGGTGCGAGGGTCCGATTGTCCGCCGGCTATTAACACCTAAAAAAAACcaatttattgtaaaatatatctgcAAATTTTTTTTTGGCCTTTAACGGAATTTATGTAACATTTACCGTAAGGATACGTGACTAAGGATTTATATTTGCGTCAAACTTGGCGTACTTCCACGTTAATTAATCAATTCAAACACTCGCATCGGTAGCGCTACATCAACTGACCTATTGTAATTAAGCGCCTAATTTAGCCGTTAACGACCTTCTGATTTCTTACATTATCCTTTTGCCTTATAAACTTTCgtaattcaaaattaattactGCCGCTGTCGAGGTCACGGTCAAATGAATCTTAATGAAGACAAACCTGCGTAGGCGAGTCGTTGTAGAACATGAGAGCGGATATCATTTCGGGCAGGGTCGTGGGGGAGTCGTTGAGGCGTTTGGAGAAGGCTTGAAGCAGTCGCTTGGCTTGTTCACGTTCGCGTTCGCCGCCTTCcggagctgcgctcttgtcggcgtacgCGGCTAAGCGTTGTAGGTTGTGACATGCCACGCTGTTGCCGGATGGCTCTGCGCCGTCCTGGTCTGTGAAATGGAAAAGCAATAGTTATTTAGCAGCTACTTCACTTCTTTTACGACTTGGAGCGCAATACTAATTTCAAAAAACGTGAACTCGATTGACCTCTTCCTTGTTCAACTACATACATGTACATTACATGTCTGTGACATTTCGAAACTCGCAAAATCTAAATACGTCTTACCTTCTTTCAACCTCAACACAACAGTGGTATCCTCAGCGGAACAGGTGTAGTAACCGCCATTTACTGGGTCCCAGAACAACTCATCCTGTTTCAGTTGCAAGTCCCGCGCCCATTTTAACCAACCGGCGTCGAGAGACGCCTCGTACAGATCCAGTAGTCCTTTGATCATGTATGCATAGTCGTCTAAGAAGCCTTTGATTGGCTGTTCtctgaaattttaaaatagaaaGCTTCTTTGTTTATAGCTTCAATTACAGGCAAATATAGTCTTTCCCAAATTATACTTACGTCTGCGCAATCGCTCCATCATCACCTCTGTAGCACGAATGCAGCAATGTTTTAGCAGAAGCATCATACAAGTGTTCCTTGACAAAGTTTGCAGTTTTGATGGCATCCTCCACATAGTCCTTGTCACCCAAACCCTGTCCTGCTCGGGCGAGACCAGCAATCATCAAACCATTCCAAGaacagatcatcttactatccAAATGCGGACGCGGCCTTTTCTGACGAGCTTGATACAAAATCTCGGTACATTCAGAGATTACTTTATCAAACTCCTCCAAAGTTAAGTCAAACTTTTTAGCGACATCTTCTTTGCtgtcgtaaataattaaaacattcttATTAGTGAGCTCCTCATGAGGGTCGCTCTCAGGAGAAATGTTGCCATCTTCTTCAACATGGAAGTACTCACAGAAAATATCGAGATAAGGAGTAGATTTAATCTTTTTGTCACCAATAAgtgattttatttcattatattcCCAAACACAGAATGCTCCTTCTTTCTTGTGAGGAGCACCGAAAGTAGGGTAAGAATCAGCATCTTCGGCACTGTAATATCCTCCCGACTCGTGCCTTAAGTCCCTGTtcacatattttattatgtcgCGAACTACATCTGCATAAAACTCATCCTTACTCGCGAGAAAAGCATCGGTATAAGCAACTGTTAGTTGAGCCTGATCATATAACATTTTCTCAAAGTGTGGCACATGCCATTCATTGTCAACTGAGTACCGAGCAAATCCGCTGGAGACATGGTCATGTATACCTCCCATAGCAATCTTAGTGAGAGTGTGCAAACACATTTCCAAACACTTCTTCCCCTCAGGATGAGATTTATCACGGGCATAGTAATGGAAGAGGAAATTAAAAATGGAAGCTTGAGGAAATTTAGGTGCTGTACCAAATCCACCAAATTCAGGTTCATAGATGGACATGTATCTGCGGACACATTTCTCCCAAGTAGCTTGTCCAGGGACTGATGCAGATGTCTCTGGATCAACGAGAGTTATTTTTTGCAAGGCTTCCAAGATGTTGACACTGGCCTCAACAAACTGTGCATGGTTTTCCTTCCATTTTTTGGCTAAGGAAAGGAGAATGGTTTTGAAGCCTGGTCTCCCCCAGCGGTCTTCTGGCGGGAAGTAGGTGCCACCTGTGACGGGACGTAAGTCAGGAGTGATAAAAACAGACATGGGCCAGCCACCACCTCCAGATGTGGCCATGATAAACAGCATATAAACTCTGTCTATATCTGGCCTCTCCTCTCGATCTACTTTAATGTTGATGTAAtgttcattcattattttagcAACATCTTCATTTTCAAAACATTCTTTCTCCATTACATGGCACCAATGGCATGTAGAGTAACCAACTGATAAGAAAATCAGTTTGTTTTCCTGTTTAGCTTTATCTATAGCTTCTTGGCACCAGGGGTACCACTGCACTGGGTTGTGAGCATGTTGCAGCAAATATGGGGACTTTTCAGAGATCAGCTGGTTAGTGTGTTTTGGTCGATCTGGTGGCTTCTCATTGCTTGGAGTGgccattttaattatattgtcGCTTAAACTCCTTGTCAACTGAGGTTTGCTTAAATTGTTTGGTGTCAATGTAGTCAATCTGTTGTAAAAATAATAGACACCTTTATTGTTAGTGAATTAAAGTGATGATTTAATgaaagttaaattaaaaaaatatacatataatgatTATGCATTTATTTACCTTTTGAATATATTCttaataaacattaaaacaataaactatattaggtatttatgatATCTTCTGTTCTTTGATTTAAAGGACTGCAAGCAACATTTTGTTAATATGGTTAATCATAAATTATAT includes these proteins:
- the LOC126368792 gene encoding spermatogenesis-associated protein 20 isoform X2, encoding MPTGRAVLLLRRLSTGDSRLKNINLNPNCTKEQVLPNPVCCHRDLGQSKRLTTLTPNNLSKPQLTRSLSDNIIKMATPSNEKPPDRPKHTNQLISEKSPYLLQHAHNPVQWYPWCQEAIDKAKQENKLIFLSVGYSTCHWCHVMEKECFENEDVAKIMNEHYINIKVDREERPDIDRVYMLFIMATSGGGGWPMSVFITPDLRPVTGGTYFPPEDRWGRPGFKTILLSLAKKWKENHAQFVEASVNILEALQKITLVDPETSASVPGQATWEKCVRRYMSIYEPEFGGFGTAPKFPQASIFNFLFHYYARDKSHPEGKKCLEMCLHTLTKIAMGGIHDHVSSGFARYSVDNEWHVPHFEKMLYDQAQLTVAYTDAFLASKDEFYADVVRDIIKYVNRDLRHESGGYYSAEDADSYPTFGAPHKKEGAFCVWEYNEIKSLIGDKKIKSTPYLDIFCEYFHVEEDGNISPESDPHEELTNKNVLIIYDSKEDVAKKFDLTLEEFDKVISECTEILYQARQKRPRPHLDSKMICSWNGLMIAGLARAGQGLGDKDYVEDAIKTANFVKEHLYDASAKTLLHSCYRGDDGAIAQTEQPIKGFLDDYAYMIKGLLDLYEASLDAGWLKWARDLQLKQDELFWDPVNGGYYTCSAEDTTVVLRLKEDQDGAEPSGNSVACHNLQRLAAYADKSAAPEGGEREREQAKRLLQAFSKRLNDSPTTLPEMISALMFYNDSPTQVLIAGGQSDPRTMELIRVVRSRLLPGRVLAVADPSAESSAVLSRIRAGDVPTAYVCRRYACSLPVTDVKQLESLLDESLPAPAPASAAK
- the LOC126368792 gene encoding spermatogenesis-associated protein 20 isoform X3 — encoded protein: MFIKNIFKRLTTLTPNNLSKPQLTRSLSDNIIKMATPSNEKPPDRPKHTNQLISEKSPYLLQHAHNPVQWYPWCQEAIDKAKQENKLIFLSVGYSTCHWCHVMEKECFENEDVAKIMNEHYINIKVDREERPDIDRVYMLFIMATSGGGGWPMSVFITPDLRPVTGGTYFPPEDRWGRPGFKTILLSLAKKWKENHAQFVEASVNILEALQKITLVDPETSASVPGQATWEKCVRRYMSIYEPEFGGFGTAPKFPQASIFNFLFHYYARDKSHPEGKKCLEMCLHTLTKIAMGGIHDHVSSGFARYSVDNEWHVPHFEKMLYDQAQLTVAYTDAFLASKDEFYADVVRDIIKYVNRDLRHESGGYYSAEDADSYPTFGAPHKKEGAFCVWEYNEIKSLIGDKKIKSTPYLDIFCEYFHVEEDGNISPESDPHEELTNKNVLIIYDSKEDVAKKFDLTLEEFDKVISECTEILYQARQKRPRPHLDSKMICSWNGLMIAGLARAGQGLGDKDYVEDAIKTANFVKEHLYDASAKTLLHSCYRGDDGAIAQTEQPIKGFLDDYAYMIKGLLDLYEASLDAGWLKWARDLQLKQDELFWDPVNGGYYTCSAEDTTVVLRLKEDQDGAEPSGNSVACHNLQRLAAYADKSAAPEGGEREREQAKRLLQAFSKRLNDSPTTLPEMISALMFYNDSPTQVLIAGGQSDPRTMELIRVVRSRLLPGRVLAVADPSAESSAGMSEILLSRIRAGDVPTAYVCRRYACSLPVTDVKQLESLLDESLPAPAPASAAK
- the LOC126368792 gene encoding spermatogenesis-associated protein 20 isoform X1; amino-acid sequence: MPTGRAVLLLRRLSTGDSRLKNINLNPNCTKEQVLPNPVCCHRDLGQSKRLTTLTPNNLSKPQLTRSLSDNIIKMATPSNEKPPDRPKHTNQLISEKSPYLLQHAHNPVQWYPWCQEAIDKAKQENKLIFLSVGYSTCHWCHVMEKECFENEDVAKIMNEHYINIKVDREERPDIDRVYMLFIMATSGGGGWPMSVFITPDLRPVTGGTYFPPEDRWGRPGFKTILLSLAKKWKENHAQFVEASVNILEALQKITLVDPETSASVPGQATWEKCVRRYMSIYEPEFGGFGTAPKFPQASIFNFLFHYYARDKSHPEGKKCLEMCLHTLTKIAMGGIHDHVSSGFARYSVDNEWHVPHFEKMLYDQAQLTVAYTDAFLASKDEFYADVVRDIIKYVNRDLRHESGGYYSAEDADSYPTFGAPHKKEGAFCVWEYNEIKSLIGDKKIKSTPYLDIFCEYFHVEEDGNISPESDPHEELTNKNVLIIYDSKEDVAKKFDLTLEEFDKVISECTEILYQARQKRPRPHLDSKMICSWNGLMIAGLARAGQGLGDKDYVEDAIKTANFVKEHLYDASAKTLLHSCYRGDDGAIAQTEQPIKGFLDDYAYMIKGLLDLYEASLDAGWLKWARDLQLKQDELFWDPVNGGYYTCSAEDTTVVLRLKEDQDGAEPSGNSVACHNLQRLAAYADKSAAPEGGEREREQAKRLLQAFSKRLNDSPTTLPEMISALMFYNDSPTQVLIAGGQSDPRTMELIRVVRSRLLPGRVLAVADPSAESSAGMSEILLSRIRAGDVPTAYVCRRYACSLPVTDVKQLESLLDESLPAPAPASAAK